aaaaaatcctttatCATTGGTGTCAGAGATGCTCAATTCAGTGATCAGCTGTTGGCACTTCGGGTCCTCAGCATACCCAGTTACCAAGTTCTCCATCCATGAAGGTGTGCTGGTCGAAATAGCAGAAACAGTATTCTGAACAGGATGGCGAGACAAGACATCTGCTGCTGCATTGGTGATGCCTTGCTTGTACTGAATGGGAAAGTGAAGATCCATCAGTTTGAGCACTGCTTTCTGCTGAAGCCGAGAATCGTCCCGCGAACAGGTAGGAGGAGGTCTACCGGGTGGGGACACCAGTCGAAGAGGAGGCAGGAGGTCGACGGGGGCGGCACCGGCCTGAGGCCAACGCTGGTGGAGGCGTCCGCATACGCCAAGGTGACACTCGAGGAATCGGCACCGCAATCACCCAGTCCGAGCGGCGGGAGCCCCGGGGGGTTGGGGATGGCTTTCCATGATGAGCCTTGGCTCGCTTTCCATGACGATCTGAATCGGAATATCCatgatgcggcggcggcggcggcggctggaaGAGAGCTAGTTGGATCGATCAAGGCGGCGGAGTATTTCTTGGCCGGGGCAGAGTTGGGATCAGTTGGGTGGGGAAAGGGGATCCCGCCGTCCAACCAATTGTGCGGCGCTCGCTCGCGAACGGAGTCTGAAGCAAATCGTCCAGCCCACTGAAGCAACAGGAGAAACGAATCCCTCCTTACCGCTGGTCGCGGCCCACGCTCGCCATCGCGTGACTTCCTCATCGGGCCTCTCCGCGTGACCACGCCAAGCACGCCGCTCCGCCGCCGGCCTCCTTGCTGCTGGCTCCCACACCCCCACTCGCGTGGCCTCTCATGGTCTCCCGAACGCACGTCGCCACTCCATAGCTCACACTCGCGCTCAACGGCAGCAAGGCACTGCCATACGCATCCTCGTCTTGGTCCGACGGCACTTCCAATGGCCGCAAAGTGGTATGGCGATCCCAATCCTTGTTTTTAGGTAGAATCCTATTGCGAAATTGGTGTCATAACTCTTGTCGAAGATTAGCTTCCGATAATATATCTGTAAATTGACTTGTAACTTCGAGAGTATAGATTAATTACGAAGCGAGACaaaacgatgtatacaggttcgtgccttcgattggagtaataccatACGTCCTGTGAGGTTGTTGCtatcttgtattgatgatctcgagtacaagcaatgtggttaagactattacaaagagttgattggatctaatctatcctaaGGTTAAAGTcgtcgagtaactcctctgttgttgCCTTTCGTGTTGCTCGTAGTTCCTTGTTCGTTGTTCTCCCCTCTTAGCCTTTCCGTCTTATATatgggtgaggtaccgactacCATTCCGtcatagtcgatagggagttgtctttcTTGACGTCTAAGTGGATAGATCTGTTTGAATACATGTTGTATTGGTTTGGgcaaccaatctaaaccttctcgGTATATACCTACTTGATTCcgagtgtatcaggtaccgttgatttggttccgtgatatctggagTTGCTAAATATATTTCGTATATACCTTGTatgtatatgatatactccttatgcgcatataccctatagttagatattcaacaactctatttataaaattgcatgtaTTTGTGTAATGCCGGGCAATTCTAAAAGCATGATGCTTGTTTCTTAATTAAGTGACATCCCAGTCAATCAATTCCGGGCTTCCATCCAGCTGCTGGTATTTCTAGTGATTTTATTTTGAAGTCAGGCTAATGCTAAAACGATTATAGTTAAATCCAATGATACCAAACAATCGTTAAAACGAAAACGATTGCTTGCTACATGCTACCCTATTTTTTAACACCTATGGAgcaagaaaacaacaaaagtCTGCAAAGCGATACAATAGGAGTTCTTACTGTTTTTTCTTAACCAGTTGACCAACCAGGTCCACAACAGAGATGACCAATGATACTAGCAAATAGTGATAAATAAAAACAACATTTCTTAATGATAAAATAAGACAGTAGTTATCATCAGATTTGACCCTTGGCAAAGTCCTGGTCGTAATTCAAAAAATGGAAGTACAACCTGTAATTTTTGAACCGCATGAATGAACTCTAAATTGGCTATCGGATCCGAAACATTGGGTGTTAGATTGCTAAATCCTCTTAACACCTAAGCAACAATTGCCAATCAGCCAATCACTATTGCATCATGAAATGGATGCCATCAGAAAGGTAATCCCACATCATGAATTTCCTATCTAAATATGGTTTGCTTCTCCTTGCCCATTTTGATGGTTTTGCCATTTCTGTTTCAAGGTTTGTGCCTCTTTGGAGGAGGGGTATTTGCCTCCAGTCACGTTTGTGGTTGTTCAGAAAAGGCAACGTACGAGGCTTTTTTCTGAGGTTCATGGAAGACGTGATATGGCTGATAGAAGTGGAAACATTCTTCCTGGTTAGTGTATTTGGTGTCACACCGTTACTGAGAATATATATTTGTGGCTTCTGTAAGCATTTGCTGATTGGATGTATTTTTTTCGCTTTGTTGGTGTTGTAGGAACTGTGGCTGACCAAAAGATTTGCCATCCTACCGAGTTTGATTTCTACCTGTGTATTCATGCTGGCATCCAGGTAACTACATGCTGTTACCTATGTGCAAATCTTTTTGCAgaacatattttttcttttattaagtGTCTGTGAATATTTTTTTCAGGGGACTAGTAGGCTCACCCACTACCATATCCTTTACAATGAGAATCATTTTACAACTGATGCACTCCCGTCACTGACCAACAATCTTTGCTGCACGTAAGTTCAACTCCTCCTCACACATGTGCGCGCACATGACACTCTTTTATGACTCTTGGTTTACCTCTGATCAATGTTAATTTGGTGAAATGCAGCTATGCTCGTTGCATCCGTGCAGTGTCAGTGGGTGAGTTTCCTTTTATTATATCTCCTTTCCCTCTGTTTCCTGTCTTAATTTGCCTTGAAGCTTGAACCTCTTTCTCTATGAGCATGGAACTTGGCACAGTAGCAATTTCTTTGACATGATTTATCTGTAAACTGGAGTACTGGACAATACAACCTTGGTAACATCTTGTTTCAAGATTGTCCTTCATTTATTGCAATCCACCTCAATTCTTTGATGAACATGCATAAAATATATTCTTACATGTCTCTGTGTGATCTTAATGTTCAGTGAATTGAACAACCAGCTCTAAGTTATCATTTTTATCTGCTGGATCCATGATTATCATTTCTTTGTTACGT
The nucleotide sequence above comes from Phragmites australis chromosome 4, lpPhrAust1.1, whole genome shotgun sequence. Encoded proteins:
- the LOC133914075 gene encoding protein argonaute MEL1-like, with product MDAIRKVCASLEEGYLPPVTFVVVQKRQRTRLFSEVHGRRDMADRSGNILPGTVADQKICHPTEFDFYLCIHAGIQGTSRLTHYHILYNENHFTTDALPSLTNNLCCTYARCIRAVSVGEFPFIISPFPLFPVLICLEA